One Pseudomonas muyukensis DNA segment encodes these proteins:
- a CDS encoding homoserine dehydrogenase, translated as MNPVKVGICGLGTVGGGTFNVLQRNAEEIARRAGRGIEVAQIAMRSPNPNCQITGTPITADVFDVASNPEIDIVIELIGGYTVARDLVLKAIDNGKHVVTANKALIAVHGNEIFAKAREKGVIVAFEAAVAGGIPVIKAIREGLSANRINWLAGIINGTGNFILTEMRDKGRAFPDVLAEAQALGYAEADPTFDVEGIDAAHKLTILASIAFGIPLQFDKAYTEGITQLTTADVNYAEALGYRIKHLGVARRTAEGIELRVHPTLIPNDRLIANVNGVMNAVMVNGDAAGSTLYYGAGAGMEPTASSVVADLVDVVRAMTSDPENRVPHLAFQPDALSAHPILPIEACESAYYLRIQAKDHPGVLAQVASILSARGINIESIMQKEAEEQDGLVPMILLTHRVVEQRIDDAIVALEALQDVVGKVVRIRVEQLN; from the coding sequence GTGAATCCGGTCAAAGTAGGCATCTGTGGGTTGGGGACCGTCGGTGGCGGAACCTTCAATGTACTTCAGCGCAACGCCGAGGAGATTGCCCGCCGTGCCGGGCGCGGTATTGAAGTGGCACAGATTGCCATGCGCTCGCCGAACCCGAACTGCCAGATTACCGGTACCCCCATTACCGCTGATGTGTTCGACGTGGCCAGCAACCCCGAGATCGATATCGTCATCGAGCTGATCGGCGGCTACACCGTCGCCCGCGACCTGGTGCTCAAGGCCATCGACAACGGCAAGCATGTGGTCACCGCCAACAAGGCGCTGATCGCCGTGCACGGCAACGAGATCTTCGCCAAGGCCCGCGAGAAGGGTGTCATCGTCGCCTTCGAGGCAGCCGTGGCCGGCGGCATTCCGGTGATCAAGGCGATCCGTGAAGGCCTGTCGGCCAACCGCATCAACTGGCTGGCCGGGATCATCAACGGCACCGGCAACTTCATCCTCACCGAAATGCGTGACAAGGGCCGCGCCTTCCCCGACGTGCTGGCCGAAGCCCAGGCGCTGGGTTATGCCGAGGCCGACCCGACCTTCGACGTCGAAGGCATCGACGCGGCGCACAAGCTGACCATCCTGGCGTCCATCGCCTTCGGCATCCCGCTGCAGTTCGACAAGGCCTACACCGAGGGCATCACCCAGCTGACCACCGCCGACGTCAACTACGCCGAGGCCCTGGGCTACCGCATCAAGCACTTGGGCGTGGCCCGCCGCACCGCCGAGGGCATCGAGCTGCGCGTGCACCCGACACTGATCCCCAATGACCGCCTGATCGCCAACGTCAACGGCGTGATGAACGCGGTGATGGTCAACGGCGATGCCGCAGGCTCGACCCTGTACTACGGTGCCGGTGCTGGCATGGAGCCGACTGCCTCGTCGGTGGTCGCCGACCTGGTCGACGTGGTTCGCGCCATGACCTCGGACCCGGAGAACCGCGTGCCGCACCTGGCTTTCCAGCCAGACGCGCTGTCGGCCCATCCGATCCTGCCGATCGAGGCCTGCGAAAGTGCCTACTATCTGCGCATCCAGGCCAAGGACCACCCGGGCGTGCTCGCCCAGGTCGCCAGCATCCTCTCGGCGCGCGGCATCAACATCGAGTCGATCATGCAGAAGGAGGCCGAGGAACAGGACGGCCTGGTGCCGATGATCCTGCTGACCCACCGCGTGGTCGAGCAGCGCATCGACGACGCCATCGTGGCCCTCGAAGCCCTGCAGGACGTAGTCGGCAAGGTCGTGCGGATTCGCGTCGAACAGCTCAATTAA
- a CDS encoding thioredoxin fold domain-containing protein, whose translation MRVTQIFAAAALALASTFAVAAASDANAGAEQAIRKSLQNLELEVPVESVASSPLNGLYEVKLQGGRVLYASADGQFVMQGYLFQIQDGKPVNLTEKTEREGVAKLINGIPKGEMVVYPAKGETKSHITVFTDTTCPYCHKLHAEVPELNRRGIEVRYVAFPRQGLGSPGDEQLQAVWCSSDRRAALDKMVDGKEIKAAKCANPVGKQFALGQSIGVNGTPAIVLESGQVIPGYQPAPQVAKLALAGQQQAAK comes from the coding sequence ATGCGCGTGACCCAGATTTTCGCCGCCGCCGCCCTGGCGCTGGCCAGTACCTTTGCTGTCGCTGCCGCCAGCGACGCCAACGCCGGCGCCGAGCAGGCGATCCGCAAGTCGTTGCAGAACCTCGAACTGGAAGTGCCGGTCGAGAGCGTTGCCAGCAGCCCGCTCAATGGCCTCTACGAGGTCAAGTTGCAGGGCGGGCGCGTGCTGTACGCCAGCGCCGATGGCCAGTTCGTGATGCAGGGCTACCTGTTCCAGATCCAGGACGGCAAGCCGGTCAACCTCACCGAGAAGACCGAGCGTGAAGGCGTCGCCAAGCTGATCAACGGCATCCCGAAAGGGGAGATGGTGGTTTATCCGGCCAAGGGCGAGACCAAGTCGCACATCACCGTGTTCACCGACACCACCTGCCCGTACTGCCATAAACTGCACGCCGAAGTGCCTGAGCTCAACCGTCGCGGAATCGAGGTGCGCTATGTCGCCTTCCCGCGCCAGGGGCTGGGCTCGCCGGGTGACGAGCAGTTGCAGGCGGTCTGGTGTTCCAGCGACCGCCGCGCGGCGCTGGACAAGATGGTCGATGGCAAGGAAATCAAGGCCGCCAAGTGCGCCAACCCGGTCGGCAAGCAGTTCGCCCTGGGGCAGTCGATCGGGGTCAACGGCACGCCGGCGATCGTGCTCGAGAGCGGCCAGGTGATCCCGGGCTACCAGCCGGCGCCACAAGTGGCCAAGCTGGCTCTGGCGGGCCAGCAACAAGCCGCCAAGTAA
- the xerD gene encoding site-specific tyrosine recombinase XerD codes for MPALDHPLIDQFLDALWLEKGLSDNTRASYRSDLALFNGWLQEKHVLLPDAGRELILEHLAWRFEQGYKPRSTARMLSGVRGFYRYLLRERMIAVDPTLQVDMPQLGRPLPKSLSEADVEALLQAPDLGEAIGQRDRAMLEVLYACGLRVTELVSLTLDQVNLRQGVLRVMGKGSKERLVPMGEEAVTWIERYLRDGRAELLNGRPSDVLFPSQRGEQMTRQTFWHRIKHHAQVAGIGKALSPHTLRHAFATHLLNHGADLRVVQMLLGHSDLSTTQIYTHVAKARLQQLHAQHHPRG; via the coding sequence ATGCCAGCACTGGACCACCCCCTGATCGACCAGTTCCTCGACGCCCTCTGGCTGGAAAAAGGCCTGTCCGACAACACCCGTGCTTCCTACCGCAGCGACCTGGCGCTGTTCAACGGCTGGCTGCAGGAAAAGCACGTGCTGTTGCCCGATGCCGGCCGCGAGCTGATCCTCGAGCACCTGGCCTGGCGCTTCGAGCAAGGCTACAAGCCGCGCTCCACGGCGCGGATGCTCTCCGGTGTGCGTGGCTTCTACCGCTACCTGCTGCGCGAGCGGATGATCGCCGTCGACCCAACGCTGCAGGTCGACATGCCACAGCTCGGTAGGCCCTTGCCCAAGTCGTTGTCGGAAGCCGACGTCGAGGCCCTGCTGCAAGCCCCCGATCTGGGCGAGGCCATCGGCCAGCGCGACCGGGCCATGCTCGAGGTCCTGTATGCCTGTGGCCTGCGGGTGACCGAGCTGGTCAGCCTGACCCTCGACCAGGTCAACCTGCGCCAGGGCGTGCTGCGGGTGATGGGCAAGGGCAGCAAGGAGCGCCTGGTGCCGATGGGCGAGGAGGCCGTGACATGGATCGAGCGCTACCTGCGCGATGGTCGTGCCGAACTGCTCAATGGCCGCCCCAGTGATGTGCTGTTCCCCAGCCAGCGGGGCGAGCAGATGACCCGCCAGACCTTCTGGCACCGGATCAAGCACCACGCCCAGGTCGCCGGGATCGGCAAGGCGCTGTCGCCGCACACCCTGCGCCATGCCTTCGCCACCCATCTGCTCAACCATGGCGCCGACCTGCGGGTGGTGCAGATGCTGCTGGGCCATAGTGACCTGTCCACCACGCAGATCTACACCCACGTCGCCAAGGCCCGCCTGCAACAGCTGCATGCCCAGCACCATCCACGTGGATGA